Genomic window (Sphaeramia orbicularis chromosome 7, fSphaOr1.1, whole genome shotgun sequence):
TTAAAGCAGTATTACAAGCTGGTGCAGTCGCATCCTTTACCTCACAAGATCTTTGAAGAGAAGGTGCAACACCTACTGGAGCTTTTCAGCAAAATCCCATTCAACCAGGCTCTAGTGTTCTCCAACCTTCACACAAGGTAACACCTAATTagaaatgtactgtatatactccTCCATGTGGGAGTGCACTCTTGATTACCCTCCAGGTCAAGCTTAAATATATCTCAGTAGGCGGTGAAATTGATACTGATGCATATTGAACAAAGTGCAGATTGATTACGTGTTTTgattgctgctgttgttgctggaTGCTCCCACAGGGCTCAGCACCTGGCAGACATCCTGTCATCTAAAGGCTTACCGTCTGCTTGCATCTCAGGTAAGAGGCAATATAGAAGAATAATTAACTTCCTGTCTTTAATGTAACACCTCTTTTAGGAGGCTGTCGACCTGTAACTCACCATATTATTTTTGACATGTTAATAGATTTTACATTTGATTGAGTTTGACTAAAGGTCAAGGATTTAAGTGGATCTGGgactgcagaaatggaatataatattcataattatgttttaaccagtgtaaaataatatgaaaatgagGAGCTACAGAGGAATTGGTTTGCTTCCATATCCTTTGTGATAttccaccatgtttctacaggaGCTCTGAACAGTCTTTTTTCATCTACTATGTTTGAGTGATGTGAACTTGACTTTCTCTTTGCTCAGTTGGTTCAAATATGCAACATCACCACTAGATGGCCCTGAATATTACACACAGACACtgaacatttttatattttaccctttaacccctgagacattattccaggtgaaAGTGTTGCTGggaatttgcgtctgtttcagtgttatAAAATCTGCTGTGAGTactatgtgcttgtgttccttttctgcagtggttttactttactgtgtgttttagggtcaaaacagggtgaaaaacagaaaaagacaaagagaggaattgaagttttacaggtttttaccaaataaggcactcagaatgtacatcaataagagatttaggatgttgaacatgaactgtggaTTGGAACATAcagaacaacaagtatttgaattttggttcagtagtttttgttttggactctcttttttttttttaatcagtcagctgctttttggctcctggttcaactccaaaaagcagttacatggtcaaaatctggtaaaaacacagtaaaactaatAAAGGGAAATCACTataacactgcaaacagtaaaaacaaaaaaacataaggaaaatagtgtttaaaaaaaaaagccttaaccGTCTATTCTTATGGAGTCGGTCTCACTCCCTgctgtgttttacccccattacacaggtgacggggggtgcactgagcatgctcagatgtctatggaaagcacaaggtctattctacaAGCATGTGTCCAAATTTTTccggttgaatttttaggaatatttaaaatgagGCGATggctactactacagtactgtggcacaaaatatcagtttgtctattgccacagaccaatcaaacaTTAGCATTTGTACCAGAACCAATCAGGGATACTggtacatgaactcattagcctcttgttgccacagtactgtggtgatatatggcgtatacttcagtgcattcttttgtgcactttgctaccacagtactgtggcaattgatggaagaagcAACAATtaatgatagtatatagtatagaataggaattattgttctaaataatCTGTATGTGGTTttgtggtgttctttgctctggaggctgtaaaacgtgggtggagctacatgttagatgtggcagtttgctgtgtgacttctcagttctgtgtcagttttgtgtcagtggctgatttatatcaatgttggatttacctacCAGCACCCTCCCGCCCCGTTTGAAAATCTTtcggggggagaaaaaaaaaaacttagattagGAATTGAACCCAAGTGTTCCACACTGAAGTCTAATACATTACCAAGTGAGCTAAATGCCTGCTGTGTTTCAGTTTGACCTGTTCGCTGTATGATTGCCTTGGCCCTTTTTCAGGATGTAatttaccagtctagacatggtATAAtaagggcactgattggctctgtggtaatagacaaacccatatttcatgtcacagtactgtgtcagtagccactttgtTAAAATAAAGCATACAGACATGTCAGAGGTTAAaggggttttaaaaaaaaaaattgcaagtaATCTGGAAGCAATTGTTATGAATTTTGCTTGTGTTGTATTGTTGGTTGTCTAAGCAGAGTTGTTTTGAGTTGATGCTGATACAATGTGACGCTGTGTGGTGATCTGTACAGGTGGTCTGAGTCAGGACCAGAGACTGGAGGCGATGTCAAAACTGAAACAGTATCAGTGTAGGGTGCTCATCTCCACTGACCTGGTAAGACATGTTATCTGTCCTGACATGCTCCACATGTCATCCCTCACTTGCATTCTTTTCTCTcccagtctgtgttttttttatttatttatttattattcctgTTGCACTTTGCCTCTGTCGTTTCCTCTCTGTCAGACCTCCAGAGGCATTGATGCAGAGAAAGTAAACTTGGTGATAAACCTGGACGTACCACAGGATTGGGAAACCTATATGCACCGAATCGGACGTGCCGGACGCTTTGGTAAATATCCCATATCGGTTAATTAGTGCAGAAGCAAAGGCTCAGAGGCAGCAGAAAGCGCTGTTGTTTAATGTTAAGCATTTACACTTGCCCAGATGGCTGATAACATCGGGCAGGTGGAAGACTGAACAGACTTGTCTCATTATGGCGGAGATCATCCACTACTGCATCCATATTTCAGAGGAAATCATGCATCGCTGGTAGACATATGCCCATTACTTATGAATCCAAAATGGGAAAAGCCTCAGCAAGACATTCTTTCACTGATTAACGCTTGTCTGTTGCATTCTGGGAAGCATATACCTCACTTAACATCCCTTTCTCCCTCTTCTGAGTTgattttttgtttcattatttatttttagtatgCTCCAGGTGGCATTTTTATTAATAAAATTGATAGAGGTGTTGGGGTCTGGGAGTCGTGCCACTCTGGTTTCCTCCTCTTTCCCACCTGGTGTGATTCATCTTAGGTTGCAGTTAATTCTTAAATTCATCTTCCCATAATTGTATtacgtgatgaaaatgtttatttgacAGACTTTACTGTGACAAACCCGCTGATGTTTTGCTTCTCACTCAGGTCAGGTAGTTGTTGAGAAGCTGGCGATTTAACCCAGGTGTCTGCATAGAGTTTGATGTCCCACTGTGAAATAGTAAACTCAGACTCATAGTGCTCCCATCACTGCCAGTTGCCCTTGAGCAAGACTAAGGAGTAGCTCTGCAGGATACGAGAAAAATTTTTGTGCGATGAGGATATAACTTGTAAATACTGACATATGCATATTAGCTGTGGTCACAATAGGTTTGCTGTTTACACTGAGGTGCCTTTAGCCACTgagaaaacatgtttttattgaacacatgaataccaattatattgtttttctccttttccttttttcttcattGCATCTTTGCCAACACATGCTCCTCTTTTGTATGTACCACTCATGTCCATATTGCAGtgggaaaaaaatatgacttctaTTGGTCTTGCTCCAGTGTTTGTAGAGCTTAAAAAAACCTTCAACATGGCCATTGTTGAGTTGCATGTTCTGTATAAATCCTCTTTGCTGTTATTTTACTCTAAATAAGACTCAATTTGCTTGATCAAAGAGGCTGTTTCTTATTGACTGCATTACACACTATTTGGAGGATTAGCTTCCGTCTCTGGAGAATTAGCAGCTTGTACCCACCTATCAAGGTCAACAGGCTCCCCACCATCTGCATTTAATTAAAATGACCTTGaattacttgtgttttttttttttttttactttttggcaACAGAGGGCAATTTAGTCCCTGTTTACTCGTACGGTGCACCTGCCTTTTCTCATTCATCCTCCTTTTATCCCTTTCTGTTATGTGAGTGAGGTCTCATcaggattacttttttttttaggcacTCAGGGGCTGGCTGTGACCTACTGTTGCCATGGTGAGGAGGAGAATAAGATGATGGCCATCGCTCAGAAGTGTGGTCTGAGTTTGTCTGCACTGCCTtgtgagttttgttttttaaatgacgCTTGTTTTTTTAAGTTCTCAACATctgatttttcagttaaaatgttaaaaatggttTATAACACTAGACACTATTAGCTCTCTTTTATTTACCCTAAAAGGttctatatgtagtattgatattccagacTCTTAATGCTGTGTATCCAGACTTTATCGCTCACTGAGTAAAGGATAAAGGTCATTgtttaaacacatttgtattatggtatcatcaagttttctgcatcaaacaaaaactcatttgATCGTTTGTCAAAATagcactgtcttataatcttgaCATGCTGTGTCAGGTGATTGTTTACATTATaggtctgttagcttagcttcccaaagtaaaaccataaatcacctcagttttctgtacatttttttgacattaaagatctgtttggaatcatccaaacaaggccagaactgtcacagtttagtctgaactatcGATccacaaacagcaacttagcaaaggtaataacatcacataataattttatcataatcaaactcacccatgtagaagaaacgatTTCAAACTCATCAAACTCCCAttaatttagagctgtgtccagtggtgaaaacaacaacagtgcttctatctTTTAtcactttctcttttttttttttttttttttgactctgaaagttgtttcttaatggttctcatcccatgtcattttgtgttgttttggtcAAAgcccctgtggtgttagttttcctcaccattgaACACCTTCagagtaactcactactccctctagtggtcacataaatctgtcagttcatTGATATAAATTGATTCAGTTTATATCTCCACAATACAGTAtgtcaatgtgatatcatgaattgcgtacagataacacgccacttttaattagcgtgttatctgtacgcattataagctttccgtgtgtacaTTCTCGCTGCATCAAATACcatgcaattagcggttaggtttagcaGTTACAGATAtataaactggagatcttggtgtacattgacacgcgatcaaatggcgttgaataacatgcgaaaggatgaaaatgcatacgtatagcacaccaaatgccataagaactggtgtgacatacaacgcgatttcatgagatcaatcTGAGTATGTTGATATCTGCAGCGTAACTTATGTCTCTTTATTCTACACACTTTCCTCATAATTTtaggtatttttaaaaaaatatctaaaggtagaaatactacatatagccccttttAAGTGGAAGCTGACAATATGGTAAGACACAATTAGAGTAATATAAAGGCCATTCATTAATAAACATGTCTTTGCATCTGTGTAGAATTGCAGTATAGTGttataaattaattaaaactactTTAATGGCTATGTTAAATAGATTCTCACAGATGTTCCCTGTCCTTTAGCAACTTTAGAGCCTGCATTGATGGAGGAACCATGTGACTGGGATGTTTGCGCTGAGGCTTCAGACCCAGTGCCCATATCACAGCTCCGATCCAAGACTGAGAAGAAACGGCGAGTCAAGACCGCTGTCTCGGCTGAGGATCAAACAGTAGAATGCAGCAGACCAGCGACACAGGAGATGTCCCATCCAGCCCCAAAACGGGGACCAAACAGTGACAGGAATCTTATGAAAGAATGTAACAAGAAGGATACTCCTTCACAGGCGCCTTCTCAGGCAGCGGCACCGACTCGAAAAGAGCTGCAAGACGCTCTGCCCAAGATCCCCCCACTCAGCTCTTTCAAGAATATCAAATCCCGTTTAGTTACATTCGAGGAGGCTGAGCTGGACTTCCAGAACTTCATTACAACAGGTTTGGGGAGATCAGTAGAGGTTATCAGGCAGTTCAGAGGTAAAGAGGATGGAGACTTTAAAGATCAGAGAGAGTCATTCATACTTGATGATGATGGTGGCACTCGGAGTGTCACACACAATAGTAGATCTCACTTGTCACCTCCCAGATCACCTTCTAGTTCTTCAAACTCCCAGTCTGACATGGAGGAGGATAAGACAACAGGTAGTCTAGATCTGACTAAAAGAGGCACTTCTGAAGAAGCTGCCCAGGTTCACACTAAAGGCAGTGATGCATTAAGTTCAACCAGACCAAAGGATAGTCCCAGTAGATGTTACCGGACAACTTATGACGCACACGGCCGAGATTTATCACAGTCTgaggaaaataaatcaaatagaCGAACAGATCTGACACCTTCAGGACAGACTGAAAGAAATAAACCACGGAAGATTAAAGAACAAATTGGAAAACAGGGGAGAAAGATTGTAGAGGAGATTGgaaaagagaggaagaaagagagagcTGAAAAAGaacatgatgaagaagaagaagaggaagaagaggactgGAGTTCTGAAGGTTATTGGCGGTCCTGGTACAGAGCCTGGCATCAGTACTATGCCTCAATGTCTGCTGCAGGACCATACGGATACCAAAACTACTACAGTACAGCCCACAACTGGATGGCTGCGTATCGTATGAATGCTGTGTATATGGAAGAACTCATGAAAGACTGACTGTTGTCGACACAGCCCACTGACATGTCTTAACACACCCTGCAAAAATGTTATCCATTTTGCACTTCTACTGCTAAAATGTGCTGAAAAGAGTGCTTTTCAGTGAAATGATTCTGTATGTTGTATGTCACTCTTTTCTAATAAATTACTTATATTAACTTTGATTTACATTCATGGTTTTAGTCATTTCTCTTACAATAATGAACACAATCTACTGCTTGGCTGCTCCCTTAAGGTGTTGCCACAGTcaatcatctgcttccatctgaccctgtccCCCTGCATCTTCTTTTGCATCAACTACCTGCATGTCCTCCatcaccacatccataaatctaTTTGTCTCCTGCCTGgtagctccatcttcatcatccttctcCTGATACATTCACTATCCCTCCACTGCACATGTCTGAACCAATGAATTAACAgtatttcaagattcaagaagagTTAAACTAAAAGAAAACGCATCATTTTAGTtacaccaaacattcacatgacGAGACCGAACCTAAGatgaagcgggggggggggggggctgcagtcACTTTAACAGGACACATCAAGGTCAGACAGCTCCTCCACATGTTGCTGATTGCACTCTAATCAGCCTGGACCTTCCATTCAGCCAATCACTACTCTATAACACAAGTCAACACACTTGAATAAATTAATTCAACCTGCTGAGCCACTTCACTTTATTCCCATCTGTTATGTCCAATTTAACTCGATATACATCCAAGATGATGTACAGTTGTTTTAAGCTCACTCGTGTGAAGCTTACCAATGTGGACTGCATCTAGGACCATGTACAAAAGAATCATTTCACATTTAATAGATTTTCTGTGAGAGGATCGAAGCTTGAAAAGGTGCGTAAAATGATGGATGCGCACTCTTTGTGGAATGTAACAAACGCGCATAACCAGACTCAGATGGACACAGTTTTTCTTATATTCAACTGCACAGTGTTGACTTTGACTTTAGTGTTAGGTTTGCCTGGAAACTTGTGGGTTTGCTGGGTTGTTTTCCGAACCAAAAGCCTCCAGAACTGTAATAACGCGCTGCTGGTCAGCTTGGCCGCCAGTGACCTCCTGAAGTGTAGTGTGGACACGCCGCTGCTGCTCTTTTCTTTGCTGTATTATGGGAAGGACAGTGTGGTGTCGGTGTCCGTGTGCAGCCTGCAGCAGTTCACCTATGCCCTGTGCAGCTGTGTGCAGCTGCTCACCCTGGTCAGCATCAGCGTGGAGCGCTTCCATGCCATCGCCTTCCCCTTCCAAACCGAGAGGCGGAAAGCGAGAGTCCGCCTGTGGATCCTGTCCATCTGGGCATGTGGCCTGCTCCTGGCTCTAATCTCTCTGACTCTGTCAAAAAAAGCTCCTTTATACATGCTCTGTCGGCCACACGTGGGCTGGCATGGTGGCGGTCATGTCCAGTATTTGGATCCATTTGGACCCTACGTGCTGGTGCCGCTGTGGGGGCTCTCTCTCGCTATGATCGTGACCCATTACGTGAGGATATTTAAAGTTGTCAGAAAGCACCGGAGAAAAGTTTTCAACCGGGGTGTGCAGCTGAAGCCGACGGTGTCTGCGCACGTCTGGAGCCAGCTGGCgctttcagcaccacggacagcgcagGGCTCCTCCAGGTCCCTGCCCGCCGTGGGCTCCTGCAGCCCCGTGTCCGTCCGCCGGACCCTGCTCCTGGTGACCGAGCACAGAGCCGCCTGTGAGGAGCCCTCCACCCCAGAAGCCCCGGTGAGACCTCCGGACATTGTGGGGGCGGTGTGTCTGTTAACACCCGGTGCCAGAGAGCGGGGGAAGAAACAGATGGAGGGGAAACTGGCACAGCGTTTTGGATACATAATCATCGCGTTCACGCTTTTCTGGGTTCCAATGGTGGTTATTTTGTTAATAGACGTCATCTCATGGCAGGACACGAACACTGTGAGTCTGACACTGTTTCATTTGGCCTATTAACCCACTGCAGAGATGGGTACTTGGCACCAATGTGGCAACCCGGCTGCAGATAgtgaaaattgcacaaaaataattcaTAAGGAGTTTCTAAAATAAAAGCTGAAGTAAattaacctccttagacccagaAAATATCAGTAAagcacaagcttttttttgttattttttttaaataagtgccgattttggaaacatcctgatgcaacagtttttcaaatgcagtttttaaattttttatggaatgtcctttgtggtggacagttttcttttctttctttttttttgtgtaaagttgtgaaactcttgtccacaaatgtggacagaaaacccatagctgggtcttaggaggttaaggaccCCTAACCAAGATAGATATTACTATTATATTTTATGCCAAAGTCATAATGTCCCCTGTGAACTCTATATACCTACATCTGACAGATGTATATGAAGATAAATATAGATATTGATTTAGATACAGGTATAGATTTACTAAATCACACAGCATCACAACAGTACCATGAAGTTGTAAttcaatatttttacctcttctcatgaaataattgtgactgtgatttattctcgacaggtaaagtgtaactggaactcagtgtgtaatcattaCATCTGGTCatctgatgtgtataaataggaatacaaGGAGGAATGtgtcaaaagaaaagaaaattatttcaattttatgggcaacagtgtatacacatttgtactcagctttggaaataattcttagatcacctgtttttttccccaaattcaatattaaaaattttcagtagatattttgttttgttttggaaacTTAGTAAAGTGGCTGAATAACTATTCAACTTATTAATGATAAGATGACAAAACCTGATAGCAACAAAATACATATAATACATTCAATAAATTCTGCATGAAAGCACAAAATACTGAAACAGGAAATTTGCACTTGTGAACACACATTTTTGAGACACCACTCTTATATGCATGAGTAACATATAACAAATCAGTAAAAcaccccagccagcatgtccatgtgggccctagaagggtcccatttgggtttgtccgcagtttccatggtgaccccacatgtgtttgcccatatcagaatcagaatcagagatctgaatatatcatatgatttattcttcacactatttatcccacaatatttatctttcatgccatttgcactacttctcatgttatttgcactacttaaattctatgttttacatatatcttagtttgcaatactttttctttttttacataaataaccgtgccttttactgatgtttgttgtctgtctgtaaattcttgcactgaacctgaaagctttgcctcaatttcattgcacttggtacaatgacaataaagagattctgattttgatatgggcaaacacatgtggggtcaccatggaaactgtggacaaacccacatgggacccttatatgcagcccaattgtaacccttctggggcccacatggacatgctggctgggaccTGTTTATTATAACATCCAGTAAAATTATTCTACACTTTCCGGACAAAGTGTAGACTAATTAAGCTCAAGTCCACAAAAGAAGATGCAGAAAATGCATCATATCACCATCATACTATGGTCCAATCATTATTTTCAAAACTGCAGGTACTCTGTTGTCCATacagttggaataaaatgttttacGTATTCTCATGatatgattgtgacagtgtgatttattcttggaagatgaagtgtaactggacctcagtatgtaatcattacatctTGTCAAAGGTGATAACTGATACctatgtgtataaataagaataaaaagaagaatgtgtctgaaaacaaaattattccaactttatggtcaaGTGTCATATTTTGTTACAGTGCTCTATTCTAAACCTTGTCATGTTTTCCACAGTTGCGAATGGAGCTGGAGACGTCAGCCCTGGTGCTAACCTGTGTGCAGGCTGCAGTGGATCCCCTCATCTACACATTAGTCACACGGCAATTTCGCTCTGAACTCCGCAAACTCCTGTCCTCCGTCCCACGGTGTCCACTAAAACCAAGAGCCTAAAGATTTACCTGTTTGACATTAAAATATGACACATGAACAGCACTTCAGGGGAATACACATAACTCTTCCTTGTGATTATTACGCACGTGATTTAGAGGGAGGCAAAGGAGAGACAGATTTTGTATTTGTGGCAGATATAGATGTTTTATCAGGCGTTTCACAGTCGGGACACAAGACAAGGTCATAAATAATATCCAACACCTGACAAGATACGCACAGCAGTAGTCTCAACAACGACAGGTGGCATAGGAGGGCAAAGCAAAGAGTGAGAAGAAAACTGACTGAGTCCAGAAAAAAGACAATCAAAGGAGAATACAtaacagagaaagagagacaaaCACAATTACAGacctctgtttttgttgtttgtaaataaaaATGCAGTTATTTGACACTTTGAGCAGAAAGATGCTTACATAATAATTCAAACTGTCATCTGAAAGTGCAACTGACACAAAGCAACCTGTCTTGAAACAGGGAAGCAGGAAATTATTCATGTGAAATCACTGTCCAAGCAACAAAAAATACAGGGAATCTCACTTCTGCCGTTACCTATGTCATACCCTTGTTGTAGTTTTCAGTAGATTCTAAATGTCGAACTTGATGCTGTGAATATGAAGTCAATGTCTTTAACCCCACgctgaaaaattacactgagaaagTTCAGACTGTGTGCTTGTCTTCTTTTTTT
Coding sequences:
- the ddx20 gene encoding putative ATP-dependent RNA helicase DDX20, whose protein sequence is MAASLRRAAHDIETRKRTEDVLLSEGIDFSSLLLSQPVLEGLSASGFQKPSPIQLKAIPLGRCGLDLIVQAKSGTGKTCVFCTIALDTLVLENPATQVLVLAPTREIAVQIHSVVMAIGCAMEGLECHVFIGGRPVSQDKPHLKKCHIAVGSPGRIKQLIELGMLSTSSIRLFVLDEADKLLEEGSFQDQINWIFSSLPVNKQMLALSATYPESLAQHLTRYMSEPTFVRLNPSDMGLKGLKQYYKLVQSHPLPHKIFEEKVQHLLELFSKIPFNQALVFSNLHTRAQHLADILSSKGLPSACISGGLSQDQRLEAMSKLKQYQCRVLISTDLTSRGIDAEKVNLVINLDVPQDWETYMHRIGRAGRFGTQGLAVTYCCHGEEENKMMAIAQKCGLSLSALPSTLEPALMEEPCDWDVCAEASDPVPISQLRSKTEKKRRVKTAVSAEDQTVECSRPATQEMSHPAPKRGPNSDRNLMKECNKKDTPSQAPSQAAAPTRKELQDALPKIPPLSSFKNIKSRLVTFEEAELDFQNFITTGLGRSVEVIRQFRGKEDGDFKDQRESFILDDDGGTRSVTHNSRSHLSPPRSPSSSSNSQSDMEEDKTTGSLDLTKRGTSEEAAQVHTKGSDALSSTRPKDSPSRCYRTTYDAHGRDLSQSEENKSNRRTDLTPSGQTERNKPRKIKEQIGKQGRKIVEEIGKERKKERAEKEHDEEEEEEEEDWSSEGYWRSWYRAWHQYYASMSAAGPYGYQNYYSTAHNWMAAYRMNAVYMEELMKD
- the LOC115422460 gene encoding D(4) dopamine receptor-like, whose product is MMDAHSLWNVTNAHNQTQMDTVFLIFNCTVLTLTLVLGLPGNLWVCWVVFRTKSLQNCNNALLVSLAASDLLKCSVDTPLLLFSLLYYGKDSVVSVSVCSLQQFTYALCSCVQLLTLVSISVERFHAIAFPFQTERRKARVRLWILSIWACGLLLALISLTLSKKAPLYMLCRPHVGWHGGGHVQYLDPFGPYVLVPLWGLSLAMIVTHYVRIFKVVRKHRRKVFNRGVQLKPTVSAHVWSQLALSAPRTAQGSSRSLPAVGSCSPVSVRRTLLLVTEHRAACEEPSTPEAPVRPPDIVGAVCLLTPGARERGKKQMEGKLAQRFGYIIIAFTLFWVPMVVILLIDVISWQDTNTLRMELETSALVLTCVQAAVDPLIYTLVTRQFRSELRKLLSSVPRCPLKPRA